The nucleotide window ATCTTTCGCTCTTAAAAATATCTACAATAGTGGAATCGTAAACCGCAGCGTATTCTGAATAACCATAAGGTCCCTTAGGATCGTGGGTATGAGCGTGATCCGCACTAACTATTACTCCAACCCTTTTTCTATGATCTCTTAAAACTTCACCAATTACTACTCCAAACTTCCTCAATATCTCCCTTTTAACTCCCCTAGCTGGAGTCAACAATACAATTCTCCTCCTTTTCAAGAAGTAAAGAGGAATCGATGACCCCCAATCTAGCGCGATCTTTGACTCCTTTCCTTCTAAAGCCCCGAAATTAACACCAACCACCGGTAGGCCACTCCCTTTTGCCCTTTCATATATTTCGTAAGCCAATCCCCTATCACAAAGGTACTTTCTCTTGATTTTACCCCGCTTTCCTTCAGCGTATTGCGTTAATATTACCGCCATGTGATCGTCAATTCTTATATTATGGGGAGTAATTACGATGTACTTATCAGCCTTAACTAAACTTGCAGCTTCCCTCATTGCCTTATTTAACAACGATGATTTTTCATCTTTTGGATCAATTATCTCATCTCCATGAGGTGCTACTAAAATAAAGCTTATCACATTTAACTCTTGCTATTTCAAACTTTAAGTTTTGTACTGTGTATCGCATTTCAACAAGATCTCGTTAACTTACTGTAGTATAATATGGTAAGTTTATAAAGAGTTACTGTAGCATAGTACATAATGAATGTTGAGGAATTAAAGAGAGTTATTGTTAATCAAAGGGAAATTATAGAGGAGAAGAGGAATTTAATTTCACCTTAGGTCGTTACACGATATAAAGGTGAGATTACTTTCTTACTCTTGTCTATCTAATCAGCTCAATAAAAACTTGTACAAGGGGACGAGTTTTATCTTCTTACCCTCCCTTTCCTCTTCACCCTCAATATCGTAAGTGATCATTATTAACTCCTTAGTTCTTAACATTTCCTCAGCCTTTAGAAGAGATCTTATCTCCCTCTCTTCGATCTTATCTGAAGCGTAAGTCACTTGCAGCAGACGTGAGTTAACCTCATCATAAAAATCTATTTCGAAGTCCTTACCTTTAACGTAATATAGCCCTTTTAATTGGTTATCTCTTAACAGCTTTAAAGCAACTAAATTCTCCATAACCCTCCCCCTATCCTTAGCCCTCAGAGCTACTCTCGAAATTATGCCTTGGTCTACTACATATACTTTCTTATTAAACGTCAGCCTCTCCCTAGGCTTTTCACCGTACCTAGGCCTAAATGCCGTTGTCAATAGTTTCCGATAACCGTAAAGTTTATGTTATTTGATATCATTTAGCATTCCTAACTATCTTTTCACGAAGTTTATAAACTTTTATGTTAACGTTAGAATAGAGAGCACCACCATGAACTCTATGAGCAATGTGAGAGGGAGGAAGATGCTCAATGAAACCCCCATGTCCTCGAAGGGAGTGGTTTGACTACCGCTCCCGTAGACGGCACGGGGAGGGAAATAAGGGCTGAATCCTTTCTCACGTTAATAGAAATCTTTTTATATTTATTTATTATCAACTAATCTTGTGGAGAGACTACTGAGGCCTAAGGAGGCTTGCCAACTGCTCAGCATTTCATACTCAACACTCCTACGGTGGATTAGAGAAGGAAAAATAAAGGTGGTAACGACTGAAGGAGGGAAGTATAGGATACCTTACAGCGAGATAAAGAAGTACTTAGAGAAGAGGGAAGAGACGAGGGCTGTAATTTATGCAAGAGTTTCGTCAGCAGACCAGAGAGAAGACTTGGAAAGACAAATAAACTACCTAACGAACTACGCAACGGCAAAGGGTTACAAGGTAGTTGAAGTACTGAAAGATATTGCAAGCGGGTTAAACACACAAAGGAAAGGATTGCTTAAGTTATTCAAACTTGTTGAGGGGAGCTTCCGGTATAAAAACCTTTCCATGAAAAATCGAGCATAGTCCACACTACTTACGCAAGTGATGAAACCTGCTTTACTCACTAGCATCAAAGGGCTTATTATAATACAGCACAGCCCAAGTAATAACAGCCAATTTCCTTGCACAAGCAGTAATCAACTTCTTACCCTTTAACCTACCCTTGTGCTCCTCATAAAAACGCTTGATAACAGGATTAACCTTGATGGCAGTCAAAGCTGCAAGATAGAAAGCCCTCCTCAAAACAGCGTCACCTTTTTTAGAAATACCTCTCGATACAACACTCTTACCACTAGACTCAACAACTGGGTCAAGACCACAATAAGCAACAAACCTCTTCTTATCACTAAAGCGCTTAACATCACCAACCCTAGCCAAAATAATACAACCCAAGGTTTTACCAATACCAGGAATAGTGAAAATCAAACTATCCTTGGAAACAAAATCCTCAAGCTCCTTCTCAATCTCCCTCTTCCTACCCTCAAGCCTCTCAAGCTCCTCCAAAAGAAACCTAACCTCAGCCAAGACAATACTATCCCCACCCCTCAAAACCTCCTCCAAATTTTTCTTAGACAAACTATCCCTATAGCCTAAAAGTACCAAATCCCTCCTCAACCTATTCTTAACCCTAGCAATACTCCTAGTAACAAAATCCCACTGGCTAGTCAACTCCCTAGCATCACTTGTTGTAAACCCACTACACATACTTACAACTAATTCCGCAAGCTTTTTAGCATCATTCTTATCACTCTTCTTACCCCTAAAATCCTTGAACTTCTTGAGAATAAAGGGATTAATGATCCTAACATCATACTCATTATTCAAGTACTTTGCTAGGTTAACGTGGTAAACTCCAGTACTCTCAATACCCACTTTGCAACCCTTAGGTAAGATCTTCCTTATCTCCTCATAACCTCGCTTATCATTAGTAAACTCGTAGAGTTTACCTTGAAAATACACGATTAATTTATCTTTTGATACATCTATTCCTGCAACTGGGGCCTCCAATTGTACTCACCCTTATGTTTTATTCGGGCTTTTTGCCCAACTTCCGGTCCGAATTGGAGGAGGCCAAGCTCCCCGTCGAGCTTTAGGCCCAGAGGAGTCAACGGCCTACACCCCAGTCAGATCTGTATTACACAGATCTGACTAATATGTTTTATATAAGGAGTGTCGACATCGTATTAATAACATACAAAGATAGGTTAACAAGGTTCGGTTTCGAGTACATTGAGGAGTTCTTCTCAACCATGGGAGTTAAGATTGAAGTAGTTTTCGGTGAGGAGCCCAAAGATGACGCACAAGAGCTAGTTGAGGACTTAATCTCAATCATTACCTCATTCGCTGGGAAAATTTACGGAATGAGGAGTCACAAGAAAACACTCCTAGTTCAAGGTGTAAAAAAGTTAATAGGTGAGTTAAGTGGAGAGGACAGTGAAGTTAAGGGTTAAGGTTGATTATTCTACATACTCAGCACTTAAGGAGGTCGAGAAGGAGTACAGAGAGGTTCTAGAGGACGCAATAAATTATGGGCTGTCAAACAAAACTACCTCCTTCACCAGGATTAAAGCTGGAGTTTACAAGACTGAGAGGGAGAAACATAAGGACTTACCCTCCCATTATATTTACACAGCTTGTGAGGATGCAAGCGAGAGATTAGACAGTTTTGAGAAGTTAAAGAAGAGAGGTAGGAGTTACACTGAGAAACCGTCAGTGAGGAGAGTTACTATTCACCTCGACGATCATCTGTGGAAGTTCAACCTCGACACGATTTCAATTTCCACAAAGAGGAGTAGGATTCTCATTTCACCAACCTTCCCTAAGATCTTCTGGAGATATTATAACACGGAGTGGAGGATTGCGAGTGAGGCCAGGTTTAGGCTGATGAAGGGGAATGTTGTAGAGTTCTACGTCATTTTTAAGAGAGATGAGCCTAAACCTTATGAACCTAAAGCGTTTATTCCCGTCGACCTTAACGAGAATTCGGTCTCGGTGCTCATCAACAGTAAACCCTTATTGCTTGAGACTAACACTAAGAAAATTACTCTGGGCTATGAGTATAGGAGGAAGGCAATAACTACTGGTAAGTCAACTAAGGATAGGGAAGTGAGGAGGAAGTTAAAGAGGCTGAGGGAGAGGAATAAGAAAGTAGACATTAGGAGGAAATTAGCTAAGCTAATCGTTAAAGAGGCTTTTGAAAGTAGGAGTGCAATTGTCTTGGAGGACTTGCCAAGGAGAACTCCGGAGCATATGATAAAGGACGTGAAGGATAAACAGCTTAGGTTGAGGATTTATAGATCTGCATTTTCCTCAATGAAGAACGCTATTATTGAGAAGGCTAGGGAGTTTGGTGTCCCCGTGGTCTTAGTTAACCCATCTTATACTTCCACTGTTTGCCCAATTCATGGGGCGAATATCGTTTACCAACTCGATGGGGGCGATGCCCCAAGGGTTGGTGTTTGTGAGAAGGGGAAGGAAAAGTGGCATAGGGATGTAGTTGCACTGTACAACTTAGCGAGGAGAGCTGGAGATGTGAGCCCCGTGCCGTTGGGCTCGAAGGAGTCCCATGACCCACCTACCTTAAGTGGGTGGTTGAGGGCTAAGTCCCTACACTCGATCATGAATGAACATAAAATGATTGAAATGAAAGTGTAGGGACAAACGGTGTGAGGACGAGGGTTAATACGAAATACTATGAAACCCTATGAAAGTCCGACCCCTATCAAAAACCCTTCTCCTTTTTTATCCCTATCTCATAACTCGATTATGCAGGGACAAATTGAGAAGGTTAGTGAATTTCATTTAAATCCATATTCTCTTTATTTCTGCAACTTTATCTAACTCCTTATCTTCACTTAAGATCACGTTTATTGAATTGTTTAACATTACGGCAATATGAAAGGCATCAGATGGCTTAACTGAGTATTTTCTCATAATTTCTTTAGCCCTCTCATATTCCTTTATCGTGATTGGTAAAACTGTTAAGTACTTGAGCACTATTTCATCCAAGAATTCTATGGTATCGCAATACTTAACTCCATACTTCTTCTTAGACACGTATATTACCTCATCTATAACTAAAGGATCTGAAAACAAGCTTTCATATGTGAGGAGTTTTATATAATACTCTTTTACCTCACTTACACCCGAGTTTAAGTAGATTAAGAAATTAGCATCAAGAAAAATCAATCTTCAATTCCTCTTCAAGACTTATGTTCTCAAGTTCCCCAAGGCTTGCCCTTTTAGCATAAGATATCTTCCTCTCATGTTCTTCTAATTTTTTGACAACTTCTCGTATGTTAACCTTCCTCTCAGGTTCTAAGATTATCTTATCTCCAACGACTGTCAAAATTAAGATATCCCCCTCTTTTATTCCCACCAAATCCCTTACACTTTTAGGAATTATTATATAACCCTTCTTTCCAACTTCCACTCTTAGAGTCAAACTCATTCTACTATAGTTTAACTGGCTAAACTAATATTTAAAATTTAACGCTAATGAGCAACAACAAGTTTTATAATTTGTATAAATAATGTAGATTATGCTAAATTTTCAAAGAAAAATTTTATAAAAGAAGCTTTATAATCCATTTTACTACACAATTCGATACATTTTTGGTCATGTCATTATATTCGACAATTGTCTAAAACTTTCGAAAAAGACTGAATTAGTAAGGATTAAAAACGTTAATACTGAAGGTTAAATGGTTTTAAAGTATTGCTTTCCCTTCACCGAGAAATTCTTCAGTTATGTCAAACTTGCCTCATGGTTTAACTCTATTGTAAGTTAAACTTTAATAATCGTTAAATGAATATATCTCATGGAGGTAAAAGTTCACAAGAAAGGGATTATAGTTATCCCCGCTGAGGTTAGAAGGAGGCTTAATATTAAAGAGGGTTCTGTTATAGAGTTGGAAGTTGAGGGTGATAAGATTATTTTAAAACGTAAATTAACCCTCTTGGACGCTTACGGCATAGATAAAGAGATGGGAGATTCTGCTGTAAAGGAGTTGGAAAAGCTGAGGAAAGAGGAAGTTGAGAAGGAAAATTCTGTTTGACACCGGTTTTTTCCACGTATATTTTTCCGGGCTTAATGAAGAGGCTAAGAAAGCTGTGGAAGAAGTTTATACGGGTAAAAGTGTAGGTTATACTCTAGATCTTAATTTAGCGGAGTTCCTTTATACTTATGGCAAACTTAATGGGGTAGAAGAAGCTAATGTTAGACTCTCCTTAATTCTAAATTCACCAATAAAGATTGTTAGTACTAATAAGGAACTTGCTTTAAGGGCAGGTGAGCTCAAAGTTAAGTACCAAAACCTTTCCATAGTGGACTGTTTTCTAGTAGCCTTTGCTGAAAAAGAGAATACTGTAATATATACTACGGACTCTGAGATTAAAAGAGTATATAAAAACACAATAATTCTACATAGTTGAGAAAATTATCCTGAGCGTAAATAATTGAATAAACCTATGTCCAAGTTTATACAGTGTAATCAATAATTTCGTTCATTTGAAATTTGGTTAAAATTTCCTTAAAGTCGTATCATTTAAACTCTCTGATTTACAATAAAAATTTCGAACAAGGATAAAATTACAATACTATATTTTATTAACTGATAAATCTTGTGTTGAATTGAAATCACACTTTATATAATTTATACTGAATTAACAAAATTGTTTTCCACACTCGGTCTTTAGGCTAATTGTGACAAATTCTACTAGTTAAAAGTTGCTCATATGTTCTCTCTGAGAAAAAATTGTAGTAACCTACAAAGTATAAATATACGAAAGTTTTATATACGTATATTTCGTATACATATATATGTCAGACGTAATAAGCGTAAGGGTTAAGAAAGAGCTGAAGAAGAGGGCAGAGGAGTTGGGAATTAACATTAGGGAAGTTGTAGAAAAAGCTTTAGAAGAGGCCATAAGGGAGAAGGAGAAGGAAGAGCTTAAGGATATAGTTATGAGAATTAAGGAACTAATGAGAGATGTAAGTGAAGATGATTGGGTAAGGGCTGTTAGGGAGAGTAGGGATGAAAGATAAGGAATTCCTATTCGATGCCTCAGCTTTGTACTCGCTTTTAGATTACGTGGATAAAATAGACTTAAAGAAAATTCATATACTTACCCTAACTTTTTATGAGGTAGGTAACGTCATATGGAAGGAGTATTATATACATAAAAAGGTTAAAGATCCTATAACTCTTTCGATGCTTTTCCATAAATTAATGCGAAAACTTAACATAGTAGAGGATCCACCTCTTGAGGGAGTAATGAGAATTGCCGTAGAAAGGGGTTTGACTTACTATGACGCATCTTATGCATATGTTGCTGAATCTTTAGGGCTTATCCTAGTGTCTAACGATAAAGAGCTGATAAGAAAAGCTAATGCTATTTCATTAAAAGATTTGATAAAAAGTATGTGAAAGAACTGACTTCCTTATATAAAACATATTAGTCAGATCTGAGTAATACAGATCTGACTGGGGTGTAGGCCGTGACGCTCCTTGGGCTTAAAGCCCGATGGGGAGCTTGGCCTCCTCCAATTCGGACCGGAAGTTGGGCAAAAAGCCCGAATAAAACATAAGGGTGAGTATAATTGGAGGCCCCAGTCGCAGGAATAGATGTATCAAAAGATAAATTAATCATGTATTTTCAAGGTAAACTCTACGAGTTTACTAATGATAGGCAAGGGTTTGAGGAGATAAGGGAGATCTTACCTAAGGGTTGCAAAGTGGGTATTGAGAGTACTGGAGTTTACCACGTTAACCTAGCAAAGTACTTGATGGGTGAGTATGATGTTAGGATTATTAATCCCTTTATTCTCAAGAAGTTCAAGGATTTTAGGGGTAAGAAGAGTGATAAGAATGATGCTAAAAAGCTAGCAGAAATAGTTGTAAGTATGGGTAGTGGGTTTGTAACAAGTGATGCTAGGGAGTTGACTAGCCAGTGGGATTTTGTTATTAGGAGTATTGCTAGGGTTAAGAATAGGTTGAGGAGGGATTTGGTACTTTTAGGCTATAGGGATAGTTTGTCTAAGAAAAACTTGGAGGAGGTTTTGAGGGGTGGGGATAGTATTGTCTTGGCTGAGGTTTCTTTTGGAGGAGCTTGAGAGGCTTGAGGGTAGGAAGAGGGAGATTGAGAAGGAGCTTGAGAATGTTGTTTCCAAGGATAGTTTGATTTTCACTATTCCTGGTATTGGTAAAACCTTGGGTTGTATTATTTTGGCTAGGGTTGGTGATGTTAGGCGCTTTAGTGATAAGAAGAGGTTTGTTGCTTATTGTGGTCTTGACCCAGTTGTTGAGTCTAGTGGTAAGAGTGTTGTATCGAGAGGTATTTCTAAAAAAGGTGATGCTGTTTTGAGGAGGGCTTTCTATCTTGCAGCTTTGACTGCTATTAAGGTTAATCTTGTTATCAAGCGTTTTTATGAGGATCATAAGGGTAGGTTAAAGGGTAAGAAGTTGATTACTGCTTGTGCAAGGAAATTGGCTGTTATTACTTGGGCTGTGCTGTATTATAATAAGCCCTTTGATGCTAGTGAGTAAAGCAGGTTTCATCACTTGCGTAAGTAGTGTGGACTATGCTCGATTTTCAAGGAAAAGTTTTTATACCGGAAGCTCCCCACCCTGGAAGGGTCGAGGGTTCCCCTCATCGGTTCGGGTTTACATCCCTCATTTGAGGGGCAGTCGAGAGGGTCAGAGACCCCCTCCCATTTAAATTCATGATTGCAATAACGTCACGATCATTCTCATAACCACATGAGCACTTAAACCAACGATGAGAAACCTCAACCATCCTTTTACCGCATTTTGGGCATGAAACAGAAGAATAACTAGGATTAACAAACTCAACAGTCATTCCACGCTTCTTAGCTTGCCAAGAAATCCAGTACTGCAAACGACGATACTGCATAAGATACAACTTATCCCTAAACTCCTTAGATAGCTTTTCCACGCTCTTAATAAGGTTCTTAAGACTCTCCAATTTGATGACGTTAACACCCATTCTCTTTGCTACATCAACAACCCACTTCCCCACTTTCCTAGCAAAGTCCTCCATAATCCTCCTAGCCTTTAGATGGAAAGAACGAACTCTATACAAGATCCTCTTATTCTCCCTCCACCTCCTTGGATACTTCTTCAGCAACCTCTCGGCTAACGACTTCCAGTGGTGAACTTCCTCAAGGCGAGTTGGGATCCTAACGTAGTTCTTATCGTCCTTCCCTACAACTACCTCAGCCATGTTTATATCTACGGCAATACTTTCCTTTGGCTCAACCTTCTGCTCCTCTTTCTCAAAAACAACTTTAAGGAAAGCCTTATCATCCCTGATCACTAACCTAGCCTCCTTCATCTTCCAACCCATGTACTCCTTGAGGTTTCTAGGATAACCTAAGATTGAAAGTTCGCCAACACTCACAATCCTAACAGTCATTGCTTCGAAGTCCACATTATAACTTGCCCTCGGTGTTAACCATACCGTAGGTCTGTACACTCTAGGAAAACGTCCTCTTCTAGGATTATTATACCAACCCTTGTACGTCGCTAGAGCTTCCCTATAGCAATCCTCAGCAACCTTTGATGGTAGATTGTACTCCTCCCTTAACTTCTCGTACAACGCCTCGTGGACTTTCGAAAGCACTCCCTTCTCTTCCGGGTTCGGGACATTTTCTTTCAACCAAAATAGGGTGAAACGGAGTGCCTTAACGTAGTTGTTCACGAGGACTAGGAGGGGTTCAGAGAGGGCGATCTTCATTGAAACAGTTGCTCTGATCGCTTTATTACCCCTCCTAGCCATTAATGAAATTTTGACAAAGAAGTATTTAAATATAGGGGGCTATCCATCCCCTGGCGAGGCTTTCCGCCCCCTTAACCTCCAATTTTTGTAAAGAAATTAATAGTACAATGATATAACGACGATATTCACACAAAAGTACCTCTGGATTGAAATTATTTACCTAGAAAATATTCAGTAAAACTATGATAGAAAAAGAAGTCTAAATAGAAAATTTATAAAATATTTCCCTCTTTAAAGTATTTTGCTAACTGAAGCCTAAAGACGGTATAATAAATCCTAAGTAATTAGAGCGACTTTCAGTTCATTAAATTCGTCAGCTACTTTTAAAAAATCAGTATCCTTAGTCACTAGAGTTAAATCTCTATTGATAGCTTGGGCGGATATTAATATATCGAAATATCCTATCAACTTTCCCTTATCTCTTAATCTCTTGTATATCCTTGAAGCAATAATGGAATCTTTTTTATTAAGACCTATTACATTAAATGCTGACAAAAAGTCGAGGATTTTATTTTCCTCAACTTTGCCGAGTAATACTTCAAAAATTGTTAATGTACTAACATAAAAATCTTCAGAATTGGAAATAATTTCCTTTACCTTTGCATTACCTTTCAAATATTCAATAATTGCTGAGCTTTCTATTAATACTTTCATCAGTTATCTTCCTCACTTCTTTGATTTCTTTCATAATCTCTTCTGCTTCCTCTTCATTAAGAATTCCGAAATACTTCTCCAATTTCCTCCTCCTCAAGGTTAGAGATTCTTCTATAAGTTCCTCAATTATTTCACTAAAGCTTTTGTCCCCTTTTATTTCTACCAATTTCTTATAGACGTCGTCCCTTATCATTATCGTTTTCATATATGATGTATACATACTATAGGTAAATAAACCTTGTGGAGAATTTGCTTACAGAAAGTCTAGCCAAGTTGCATCTGACTTCTCTTCTAAATTCTCAATAATTCCAGCTCGACTGTGAGTAAAGCTTGTTATACTTCAGCCCTTGATTGAGGAGTAATTTCTAACAATTTTTCTAACTAGAGGAGAATTTCAAACTCAAATACATTCTATGCGTTATTAAGGAGGAAAAAATGAAAAAGATTTTCAACTACTTTTCTCCACTACAACCGCAGTTCCGTAAGCGATAATTTCGTCCATCGCCTCTGATAACTCGTTAGAGTCGAATCTAACGTTTACTACAGCATTTGCCCCTAAGGCTTTCGCATTATCAACCATTCTCTGTAAGGCTTGTAGCCTTGCTTGTTCCGCTAACTCTACGTACTCTTTAATTTCTCCTCCTAGAAGGCTACGCAAAGAGGCAATTATGTTTTTACCTAGGCCTCTAGACCTTACTGTTATTCCTACTACTAAACCCTTTATTTCCACAATCTTATACCCGGGCGATTGTTCGCCGTTAGTAACTAGGACATCTCCTTCTTTATAGCTCATAAGGTAGTTGACGAAATAGTAAATTTAGACTTTGCTTTCAAACATGAAAACAGCAGATAAGGACAATGCGTTCACGCTATTAGCATATTAAGATGCTCTTCAAAGATATCACCTTGCATTCGTGTTCTCGTTGAGACACTTAGACGTACGTAACCCTACCCTATTAGCTAAGATCTTGATCTTCCTATTGTCCAAAATTTACTGAACAGTCTCTTTCAAACATACATTAACGAATTTGGAAAAACGTGAAGCTTAGTAAGCATCAAAGAAAGAAAAGGAATACTGGATAAAAAAGGAGATGACTTAAATCATTCTTCTGTCTATAATTGGTAACATGGGAATGTTGAATTTAGGAGTCGCACTACTTGGGCTCATAGCTTTCACTACTATGTATATCGACGTATAAACGCTAACGTTATTCAACTTAACAGCAATCCAGCTTTTTAGACAACAATGAGCTTCAGTTTGACCGTGAGATATTAAAGTGAAGTATGTCGAAGGTTCTACTCCTATTAGTTCTAAGTTTTGGCTATATCTATATGCAGTAAAGCTTATGTTAATTATTGAGCCTGGTGAATAATACTTCCCTATTGTACAATAATATAAGCAACAAACCTTACCGCAAGGTAATTCGTATTTTATGTATACGTTAAAGACGTAAGATACTAGATGAGGAGTTAACGTTACGTTCACGTTGTCCATACAACATTTACAAGCGTAAACTAACTTTATAGGAGTCGACGAATTCGGAACTAGGAAGCTTATATAAGTACAGTATACTTCTCCAGTTACTAAATACTTGCAAAATCCGGGAGGTAAGAAGCAATAACTTTATCCCTACTGCTCACCAAATGGAGTCCAGAATAGATGGTGGAAACGATGATGACGTAACCCTCACCCTTCCCGGTAGACCCAAAATCGTATTATGAAAAATAATTCTGACAGAATAATATCGATTCATGATAGATAACAGGATTTATATGAGTATTAAGAATTCAGT belongs to Saccharolobus solfataricus and includes:
- a CDS encoding extradiol dioxygenase, giving the protein MISFILVAPHGDEIIDPKDEKSSLLNKAMREAASLVKADKYIVITPHNIRIDDHMAVILTQYAEGKRGKIKRKYLCDRGLAYEIYERAKGSGLPVVGVNFGALEGKESKIALDWGSSIPLYFLKRRRIVLLTPARGVKREILRKFGVVIGEVLRDHRKRVGVIVSADHAHTHDPKGPYGYSEYAAVYDSTIVDIFKSERFEDLMKIDDKVISEAKPDSYWQLLIMLGILESSYNKYSVKLMEYQVPSYFGMMVALLS
- a CDS encoding IS110 family transposase; protein product: MEAPVAGIDVSKDKLIVYFQGKLYEFTNDKRGYEEIRKILPKGCKVGIESTGVYHVNLAKYLNNEYDVRIINPFILKKFKDFRGKKSDKNDAKKLAELVVSMCSGFTTSDARELTSQWDFVTRSIARVKNRLRRDLVLLGYRDSLSKKNLEEVLRGGDSIVLAEVRFLLEELERLEGRKREIEKELEDFVSKDSLIFTIPGIGKTLGCIILARVGDVKRFSDKKRFVAYCGLDPVVESSGKSVVSRGISKKGDAVLRRAFYLAALTAIKVNPVIKRFYEEHKGRLKGKKLITACARKLAVITWAVLYYNKPFDASE
- a CDS encoding RNA-guided endonuclease InsQ/TnpB family protein, whose translation is MKLRVKVDYSTYSALKEVEKEYREVLEDAINYGLSNKTTSFTRIKAGVYKTEREKHKDLPSHYIYTACEDASERLDSFEKLKKRGRSYTEKPSVRRVTIHLDDHLWKFNLDTISISTKRSRILISPTFPKIFWRYYNTEWRIASEARFRLMKGNVVEFYVIFKRDEPKPYEPKAFIPVDLNENSVSVLINSKPLLLETNTKKITLGYEYRRKAITTGKSTKDREVRRKLKRLRERNKKVDIRRKLAKLIVKEAFESRSAIVLEDLPRRTPEHMIKDVKDKQLRLRIYRSAFSSMKNAIIEKAREFGVPVVLVNPSYTSTVCPIHGANIVYQLDGGDAPRVGVCEKGKEKWHRDVVALYNLARRAGDVSPVPLGSKESHDPPTLSGWLRAKSLHSIMNEHKMIEMKV
- a CDS encoding type II toxin-antitoxin system VapC family toxin, whose protein sequence is MIFLDANFLIYLNSGVSEVKEYYIKLLTYESLFSDPLVIDEVIYVSKKKYGVKYCDTIEFLDEIVLKYLTVLPITIKEYERAKEIMRKYSVKPSDAFHIAVMLNNSINVILSEDKELDKVAEIKRIWI
- a CDS encoding AbrB/MazE/SpoVT family DNA-binding domain-containing protein; translation: MSLTLRVEVGKKGYIIIPKSVRDLVGIKEGDILILTVVGDKIILEPERKVNIREVVKKLEEHERKISYAKRASLGELENISLEEELKIDFS
- a CDS encoding AbrB/MazE/SpoVT family DNA-binding domain-containing protein, whose product is MEVKVHKKGIIVIPAEVRRRLNIKEGSVIELEVEGDKIILKRKLTLLDAYGIDKEMGDSAVKELEKLRKEEVEKENSV
- a CDS encoding type II toxin-antitoxin system VapC family toxin, with the translated sequence MRRKILFDTGFFHVYFSGLNEEAKKAVEEVYTGKSVGYTLDLNLAEFLYTYGKLNGVEEANVRLSLILNSPIKIVSTNKELALRAGELKVKYQNLSIVDCFLVAFAEKENTVIYTTDSEIKRVYKNTIILHS
- a CDS encoding type II toxin-antitoxin system CcdA family antitoxin codes for the protein MSDVISVRVKKELKKRAEELGINIREVVEKALEEAIREKEKEELKDIVMRIKELMRDVSEDDWVRAVRESRDER
- a CDS encoding type II toxin-antitoxin system VapC family toxin, whose translation is MKDKEFLFDASALYSLLDYVDKIDLKKIHILTLTFYEVGNVIWKEYYIHKKVKDPITLSMLFHKLMRKLNIVEDPPLEGVMRIAVERGLTYYDASYAYVAESLGLILVSNDKELIRKANAISLKDLIKSM
- a CDS encoding RNA-guided endonuclease TnpB family protein, translated to MARRGNKAIRATVSMKIALSEPLLVLVNNYVKALRFTLFWLKENVPNPEEKGVLSKVHEALYEKLREEYNLPSKVAEDCYREALATYKGWYNNPRRGRFPRVYRPTVWLTPRASYNVDFEAMTVRIVSVGELSILGYPRNLKEYMGWKMKEARLVIRDDKAFLKVVFEKEEQKVEPKESIAVDINMAEVVVGKDDKNYVRIPTRLEEVHHWKSLAERLLKKYPRRWRENKRILYRVRSFHLKARRIMEDFARKVGKWVVDVAKRMGVNVIKLESLKNLIKSVEKLSKEFRDKLYLMQYRRLQYWISWQAKKRGMTVEFVNPSYSSVSCPKCGKRMVEVSHRWFKCSCGYENDRDVIAIMNLNGRGSLTLSTAPQMRDVNPNR
- a CDS encoding type II toxin-antitoxin system VapC family toxin, whose amino-acid sequence is MKVLIESSAIIEYLKGNAKVKEIISNSEDFYVSTLTIFEVLLGKVEENKILDFLSAFNVIGLNKKDSIIASRIYKRLRDKGKLIGYFDILISAQAINRDLTLVTKDTDFLKVADEFNELKVALIT
- a CDS encoding antitoxin VapB family protein translates to MYTSYMKTIMIRDDVYKKLVEIKGDKSFSEIIEELIEESLTLRRRKLEKYFGILNEEEAEEIMKEIKEVRKITDESINRKLSNY
- a CDS encoding YbjQ family protein, giving the protein MSYKEGDVLVTNGEQSPGYKIVEIKGLVVGITVRSRGLGKNIIASLRSLLGGEIKEYVELAEQARLQALQRMVDNAKALGANAVVNVRFDSNELSEAMDEIIAYGTAVVVEKSS